A stretch of Tripterygium wilfordii isolate XIE 37 chromosome 11, ASM1340144v1, whole genome shotgun sequence DNA encodes these proteins:
- the LOC120009604 gene encoding uncharacterized protein LOC120009604 → MVGVFSRSFSFPNKINPNRPSKPPISHHTRCVSLPCRSHPLISHLKDEINDLKSWSNSKPETRNSAWICDGLSRLKDLHDSLDDLLQIPQTQESLRRQPYLVENLLEDFLKFVDVYGIFRTSVLSFNEEVTASQVGIRKRDDLKAALYIKARKRLIIEMNKLVSTVRSISVPAPALITVGDAEVAGVTGDVVEVTALVSTTLFNGISSSFGARKSWRSGLGLSKKVKVEGGIEEFEKIGAESLLELKKKKDEEIKMVLKRMQELESCIGRIESCSERVFRGLIKSKVSLLNTLTDR, encoded by the coding sequence ATGGTAGGCGTATTCAGTCGCTCATTTTCTTtcccaaacaaaatcaatcccAACCGTCCATCAAAACCCCCAATCTCTCACCACACCAGATGCGTCAGTCTCCCATGCAGATCACACCCGTTGATCTCCCACCTCAAAGATGAGATCAACGACTTGAAATCCTGGTCTAATTCCAAGCCAGAAACCCGTAATTCGGCTTGGATCTGCGACGGCTTGAGCCGGCTCAAAGACCTCCACGACTCACTCGACGAtctcctccaaatccctcaaacTCAAGAGTCCCTCCGCCGCCAGCCATATTTAGTCGAGAACCTTCTAGAAGACTTTCTCAAATTCGTCGACGTTTACGGCATTTTCCGAACTTCCGTTTTATCATTCAACGAAGAAGTAACGGCGTCTCAGGTGGGTATAAGAAAAAGAGACGATTTAAAAGCGGCGTTGTACATCAAAGCCCGTAAGAGATTGATTATAGAAATGAACAAACTCGTGTCCACCGTCCGATCCATATCGGTTCCTGCACCGGCTTTGATCACCGTCGGTGATGCTGAAGTCGCCGGTGTTACCGGAGACGTAGTTGAAGTGACAGCATTGGTATCGACGACGCTTTTTAACGGAATCTCGTCGTCGTTCGGGGCGAGGAAGTCGTGGCGTTCTGGACTAGGATTGTCGAAGAAGGTGAAGGTTGAAGGAGGGATTGAAGAGTTTGAAAAAATTGGAGCGGAGAGTTTGTtggaattgaagaagaagaaagatgaagaaATCAAGATGGTTTTGAAGAGAATGCAAGAGTTAGAGAGTTGCATTGGAAGGATTGAGAGTTGTAGTGAAAGAGTGTTTAGAGGTTTGATAAAGTCTAAGGTTTCACTACTCAATACACTTACGGACAGATAA
- the LOC120008988 gene encoding uncharacterized protein LOC120008988 encodes MEKEREKKEIEEGQRHQLPQMSPIKPVISEAYGGGMYGKEPGEPVKEGQPPASDTQSADGPVEETTEPKHKPPPSTGDRDLDITGQSYIQ; translated from the coding sequence ATGGAGAAAGAAcgtgaaaagaaagaaatagaggAGGGCCAGAGGCACCAACTTCCTCAAATGTCACCGATAAAACCGGTGATTAGTGAAGCATATGGCGGCGGTATGTACGGGAAGGAGCCTGGAGAACCGGTAAAAGAAGGGCAGCCACCAGCGAGCGACACTCAAAGTGCTGATGGGCCGGTTGAGGAAACCACCGAGCCGAAGCACAAACCTCCGCCTTCTACTGGTGACCGAGATCTCGATATCACTGGCCAATCTTATATTCAGTGA
- the LOC120009767 gene encoding uncharacterized protein LOC120009767, with product MAGISPQKIDCETKLSLTKWFADLDWRLLFLIVLSLFLLVFISTPVNPFSSFSPIQYFFLFNRNVTDNSTANDDLSSVPVIAPANLSLSTEARPLDLDMSKTAVCLVGGARRFELTGPSIIQNVLEVYPNADLFLHSPLDKNAFKFSLLKAAPRLASIKIFEPKPISETDSEVRVLTSADSPNGIQGLLQYFNLVEGCLTLIQSYQKQKNFTYDWIVRTRVDGYWNAPLTPENFIPAQYVVPPGSSYGGLNDRLGVGDLNTTSVALSRLSFVPELDSAGFRQLNSETAFKAQLTTHGIPYLSKRLPFCIVTDREYHFPPNRFGVPVAALSSPGPLSGAKCRPCKPVCEGPCVEAVMSGLDRSWSWTNWENGTLHLCDAHGEWERGWERVFDMVAGDRLAAERKRVKEMKLKECVSDFEEMKRRALNWEAPSAEEICKLGLETT from the exons ATGGCAGGAATAAGCCCACAGAAGATCGATTGCGAAACCAAACTGTCTCTAACGAAATGGTTTGCGGATCTCGATTGGCGTCTTCTCTTCCTGATCGTACTTTCTCTGTTTCTTCTCGTTTTTATTTCTACCCCTGTAAATCCTTTCTCCTCCTTCTCTCCCATTCAatacttcttcctcttcaatcGCAATGTCACGGATAATTCGACCGCTAATGATGATCTGAGTTCTGTTCCGGTTATTGCGCCAGCGAATTTGAGTCTATCCACAGAGGCTAGGCCGTTGGATTTGGATATGTCAAAAACGGCGGTGTGTTTGGTTGGTGGCGCTCGGAGGTTCGAACTTACCGGGCCGTCGATTATACAAAATGTGCTTGAGGTGTACCCTAATGCGGACCTGTTCTTGCACAGTCCGTTAGACAAGAATGCCTTCAAGTTCTCTCTCTTGAAAGCCGCTCCCCGGCTAGCGTCGATCAAAATCTTTGAGCCGAAGCCGATTTCAGAAACCGACTCGGAAGTCCGAGTCCTCACCTCCGCCGACTCGCCCAATGGCATCCAG GGACTGTTGCAGTACTTTAATCTGGTGGAAGGATGCCTCACGTTGATTCAGTCTTACCAGAAACAGAAAAACTTCACGTACGACTGGATAGTCCGAACCCGAGTAGACGGTTACTGGAACGCACCATTAACCCCCGAGAACTTCATCCCAGCTCAGTACGTTGTCCCGCCGGGATCCAGTTACGGCGGTCTCAACGACCGGTTAGGCGTCGGCGACCTCAACACCACCTCCGTAGCACTCTCCCGCCTCTCCTTTGTCCCAGAGCTGGATTCGGCCGGGTTCCGGCAACTCAACTCGGAGACCGCCTTTAAAGCCCAGCTCACTACACACGGCATACCTTACCTCAGCAAACGCCTCCCCTTCTGCATCGTCACGGACCGTGAATACCACTTCCCTCCAAACCGATTCGGCGTGCCCGTAGCGGCATTGTCGAGTCCGGGTCCGTTAAGCGGGGCCAAATGTAGGCCATGCAAGCCGGTGTGTGAAGGGCCTTGTGTGGAGGCTGTCATGTCAGGGCTTGATAGAAGTTGGAGCTGGACGAATTGGGAGAACGGGACTCTACATTTATGCGATGCCCATGGAGAGTGGGAGAGAGGTTGGGAGAGGGTTTTTGATATGGTCGCCGGGGACAGACTAGCCGCAGAGCGGAAGAGGGTGAAGGAGATGAAATTGAAAGAGTGTGTGAGTGATTTTGAGGAGATGAAGAGGCGGGCTTTGAACTGGGAGGCGCCGTCTGCGGAGGAGATATGCAAGCTTGGTCTGGAAACAACGTAA